The Acinonyx jubatus isolate Ajub_Pintada_27869175 chromosome D1, VMU_Ajub_asm_v1.0, whole genome shotgun sequence genome includes a window with the following:
- the LOC106966098 gene encoding LOW QUALITY PROTEIN: olfactory receptor 51I2-like (The sequence of the model RefSeq protein was modified relative to this genomic sequence to represent the inferred CDS: substituted 1 base at 1 genomic stop codon) has product MGNFKINASDAPIFILTGFPGMETMESWLSFPLLLLYTISIAGNTLILLIVKEEQSLHQPMYYFLSLLTVLAALCFHARVISFNACLAQMFFIHLFSWTESGILLAMSFDRYVAICHPLRYATVLTNAXIVAMGLCAVLRSFALILAFPLLLHRLPFCHSQNILSHAYCLHVDMIKLACTDVSLNSHYGLSIVLFTFGLDSALILISYVLILRSVLAIASGEKRIKTLNTCVSHILAVLIFYVPMVSVSIVHRFGAGLPHAVYILISILYLFVPPMLNPIIYSIKTKEIRRRLLKMLFRVKS; this is encoded by the coding sequence ATGGGTAACTTCAAAATCAATGCCTCTGATGCTCCCATCTTTATCTTGACGGGCTTCCCAGGAATGGAAACCATGGAATCCTGGCTATCCTTCCCTCTTCTGCTGCTCTACACCATCTCCATTGCGGGAAACACCCTGATCCTCCTCATTGTTAAGGAGGAGCAGAGCTTGCACCAGCCCATGTACTACTTTTTATCATTGCTGACCGTGCTGGCTGCCCTCTGCTTCCATGCCAGGGTGATTTCCTTTAATGCCTGCTTGGCCCAAATGTTTTTCATCCACCTCTTCTCTTGGACAGAGTCTGGCATCCTTCTGGCTATGAGCTTCGATCGCTATGTTGCCATCTGCCACCCACTGCGCTATGCTACAGTGCTCACTAATGCCTGAATTGTGGCAATGGGACTGTGTGCTGTCCTCCGAAGCTTTGCCCTTATCCTTGCCTTCCCACTGCTGCTGCACAGACTCCCCTTCTGCCACTCCCAGAACATCCTCTCCCATGCCTACTGCCTTCATGTGGATATGATTAAGCTGGCATGTACTGATGTCTCCCTCAATAGCCACTATGGGCTGTCCATTGTGTTATTCACCTTTGGCCTGGACTCTGCACTCATTCTCATCTCCTATGTACTAATCTTGCGATCAGTGCTTGCCATTGCCTCCGGAGAAAAGCGCATCAAGACACTGAACACATGTGTGTCCCACATCCTAGCTGTGCTCATCTTCTATGTGCCCATGGTAAGTGTGTCCATTGTGCATCGTTTTGGTGCTGGCCTGCCCCATGCTGTCTATATCCTCATATCTATTCTCTACCTCTTTGTGCCTCCCATGCTCAATCCTATCATCTACTCCATTAAGACAAAGGAGATACGTCGCAGGCTCCTCAAGATGCTCTTTAGGGTTAAATCCTGA
- the LOC106966099 gene encoding olfactory receptor 51I2-like has protein sequence MGGNPHNSSELPPFTLTGFSGLGTSQHYVFLLLGTLYTVSIVGNALILFIIKEEQSLHQPMYYFLSLLSVNDLGVSFSTLPTVLATFCFHLQKISFDFCMAQMFFIHLFSFIESGILLVMSFDRYVAICNPLRYATVLTGACVVCMGMTVIIRSFCMVFPLPFLLKRLPFCKANVLSHAYCLHPDLIRLPCGDITVNNIYGQFIVICNFGLDSALILLSYVLILRSVLAIASWEERLKTLNTCVSHLCAVLMFYVPMVGVSMVARYGRHAPQYVHTLMSLIYLFVPPMLNPIIYSIKTKEIRRRLCKILLGTKF, from the coding sequence ATGGGAGGTAACCCCCACAACAGCTCAGAGTTGCCTCCCTTTACCCTGACAGGGTTCTCAGGGCTGGGGACCTCCCAACACTATGTGTTTCTGCTCCTTGGTACCCTCTACACTGTCTCCATTGTGGGAAATGCCCTTATCCTTTTCATTATCAAGGAGGAACAGAGTTTGCATCAGCCTATGTACTATTTCTTGTCCCTGCTATCAGTTAATGACCTAGGTGTGTCCTTTTCCACACTGCCCACGGTGTTGGCCACATTTTGCTTCCACTTACAGAAGATCAGCTTTGATTTTTGCATGGCTCAAATGTTCTTTATCCACCTCTTCTCCTTCATAGAGTCGGGGATTCTGTTGGTTATGAGCTttgaccgctatgtggccatctgtaaCCCACTGCGTTATGCCACAGTTCTTACTGGTGCCTGTGTGGTGTGTATGGGCATGACTGTTATCATCCGCAGTTTCTGTATGGTTTTCCCACTGCCTTTCCTTCTGAAGAGGTTGCCCTTCTGCAAGGCCAATGTACTCTCCCATGCTTACTGCCTGCATCCAGATCTGATCCGCTTACCCTGTGGTGACATCACCGTCAATAATATTTATGGTCAATTCATTGTCATCTGTAACTTTGGTTTGGATTCTGCACTCATTCTTCTCTCTTACGTGCTCATACTGCGCTCTGTACTTGCCATTGCATCCTGGGAGGAAAGACTTAAGACACTGAATACATGTGTGTCTCACTTGTGTGCTGTGCTCATGTTCTATGTGCCCATGGTTGGTGTGTCCATGGTTGCTCGCTATGGGAGGCATGCCCCACAGTATGTACATACACTCATGTCCCTGATCTATCTCTTTGTGCCTCCTATGCTCAACCCCATCATTTATTCCATCAAAACCAAAGAGATTCGTCGGAGGCTTTGCAAAATACTACTGGGAACAAAGTTTTAA
- the LOC106966100 gene encoding olfactory receptor 51I2-like yields MGSFGTNTSSTTSFTLTGFPEMEDLQHWLAALLLLLYAVSILGNILILFIIEEQSLHQPMYYFLSLLSVNDLGVSFSTLPTVLAALCFHAPETAFDACLTQMFFIHLFSWTESGILLAMSFDRYVAICNPLRYSSVLTDIRVAHMGISIVIRSFCMVFPLPFLLKRLPFCKANVLTHSYCLHPDLIRLPCGDTTINSMYGLFIVISAFGVDSVLILLSYVLILRSVLAIASQEERLKTLNTCVSHICAVLIFYVPMVSVSMVHRFGKHAPEYVHKLMSLVYLFVPPMLNPIIYSIKTKEIRKRLHKMFFKPKL; encoded by the coding sequence ATGGGAAGTTTTGGGACTAATACCTCTAGCACCACCAGCTTCACACTAACAGGCTTCCCAGAGATGGAGGACCTACAGCACTGGTTAGCGGCCCTCCTCTTGCTGCTTTATGCTGTCTCCATCCTGGGTAACATCCTAATTCTCTTCATCATAGAGGAGCAGAGCTTGCACCAGCCTATGtactacttcctgtctctgttgTCTGTCAATGACCTGGGCGTGTCCTTTTCTACATTGCCCACCGTACTGGCTGCCTTGTGCTTTCATGCCCCGGAGACTGCCTTCGATGCCTGCTTGACCCAGATGTTCTTCATCCACCTTTTCTCCTGGACAGAATCTGGGATCCTGCTGGCCATGAGTTTTGatcgctatgtggccatctgtaaCCCCTTGCGTTATTCTTCAGTGCTCACTGATATCCGTGTGGCTCACATGGGTATATCCATCGTCATCCGCAGCTTCTGCATGGTCTTTCCATTGCCATTCCTTCTGAAGAGGCTGCCTTTCTGTAAGGCCAATGTGTTAACCCATTCCTACTGTTTGCACCCAGACCTGATCCGCCTGCCCTGTGGAGATACCACCATCAATAGCATGTATGGCTTGTTCATTGTTATCTCCGCCTTTGGTGTAGACTCAGTGCTCATCCTCCTCTCCTATGTGCTCATACTGCGCTCTGTACTGGCCATTGCCTCCCAGGAGGAGAGGCTTAAGACACTCAATACATGTGTGTCACACATCTGTGCTGTGCTCATCTTCTATGTACCCATGGTTAGTGTGTCCATGGTTCATCGATTTGGGAAGCATGCCCCTGAGTATGTGCACAAGTTAATGTCCCTGGTATATCTCTTTGTGCCTCCAATGCTCAACCCAATTATCTATTCCATTAAGACTAAAGAAATTCGTAAGAGGCtacacaaaatgttttttaagccTAAGCTTTGA